Within Bdellovibrionales bacterium, the genomic segment GAAAGCAATTTGGCTGCGTTCCATTTAAGCGGGGATATAATTTGACTGACTTCAAGTTTTTGGCTGCAGAAAATCGCGACTGAATCTGAAAGGCTCCTGGATTTGATCTCTCTGTCCTTGCCGAACTATACGCAGAATTGGGATTATTGTCGACGAGATTGCTAACTGGCCAACCAGCCAATACACTGTTAGCGATTGTATTGGAGGCGCCGAACTTGATCCCGGTGGCAACACAGTCCGTGACCGTGAGCTTAGCCGCACGACTAGATACACTTCCGACATTATTTTGAACAAGGACGCTATAAATGCCGGACATCGCTGGCGTCGCCCCGTACACCCTCAGTGTCGGTCCGGTTTCGTTTGCTATAGGAGCTCCCTGATAGTACCACTGATAAGTTGGGGCTGGATTTGCGGATACAGTGACCGCAAATGTGGCCGTCTGATTGGTATTGACAGTAACGTCACTTGGCTCTTGAGTCAGAATGGGCTGAAAGAAATTTGTCGCTGGGACGACACTCACAGCAATGGGGTTTGACAATTTTATCCCGCCGTACCCATCGGATATCGCTACGTGATAACTACCAGCTAAGCCAGGGTCAGTCGATGAAATACTCAATCCTGAATTTGTCTGCTGCGCAATTGACTGGGAATCTTTGTACCATTGATAGGTCAGCTGGTAGCCCTGAGCCAATACAGAGATCGTCAAGGGGCTCCCTTCTACAACTTGGATCGATGCTGGGCTCTGGGAAACTATTTTGATTTCCGAAGGACAAGGCGGATTGGTGCCTTTTCCACATACAGAAGACTGATCATTGCTTCCCCCTTTGAGGGAAGCATCCAAGGGTTTCGCACAAGAAAGGACAAACAATGACAATGACCCGATCGGAACAGCCATCGCAAGGGCTATCAATCGAATCAGACCAAGAATGAATTGAGTTGTTAAATTGGAGTGCAGACCCATTCCTTTCGTACTTTCCGTTGTGTTTGGCCTTGAGATTCTCAAAATATCCAATGCTTCAAGTTTGCCAAAACAAAATACCCTGCCTTCCAATGAGCAAATTTGGGCCCATTCAGAGCTCATATTAAATCATTGATTTTACGGGAGAAGGTAACCTCAACCGAGGCTGCCAATCGACGACAACCTAGCAAGCTGTTCAGGATTTTGACTCTTTTCGAGAATAACTTTGTTTCTAAATGAGACATATCATCCGGCCCCACCATTGGCCCCACCATAGGCCCTACCATTGGCCTTACCATTCAAGCAGCCACTTCTGGTAGGTCCCAGGCTCAGAGATCGAC encodes:
- a CDS encoding immunoglobulin domain-containing protein — its product is MSSEWAQICSLEGRVFCFGKLEALDILRISRPNTTESTKGMGLHSNLTTQFILGLIRLIALAMAVPIGSLSLFVLSCAKPLDASLKGGSNDQSSVCGKGTNPPCPSEIKIVSQSPASIQVVEGSPLTISVLAQGYQLTYQWYKDSQSIAQQTNSGLSISSTDPGLAGSYHVAISDGYGGIKLSNPIAVSVVPATNFFQPILTQEPSDVTVNTNQTATFAVTVSANPAPTYQWYYQGAPIANETGPTLRVYGATPAMSGIYSVLVQNNVGSVSSRAAKLTVTDCVATGIKFGASNTIANSVLAGWPVSNLVDNNPNSAYSSARTERSNPGAFQIQSRFSAAKNLKSVKLYPRLNGTQPNCFPARYEIYGALDNTFNNWQRLGIYTTQPAGSAPVTLSYAGTSGYFGILINPIELSPDSGGGIYLQFGEIEVYDKDPRCL